The proteins below are encoded in one region of Micromonospora sp. DSM 45708:
- the sufB gene encoding Fe-S cluster assembly protein SufB → MTEQIVQPLTQEEQLAALGRYEYGWADPDVAGAAAQRGLNEAVVRDISAKKNEPAWMLDLRLKGLRLFGRKPMPAWGADLTGIDFDNIKYFVRSTEKQATSWEDLPEDIKNTYDRLGIPEAEKQRLVAGVAAQYESEVVYHKIREDLEEQGVVFLDTDTALREHEDIFKEYFGTVIPVGDNKFAALNTSVWSGGSFIYVPKGVHVEIPLQAYFRINTENMGQFERTLIIVDEGAYVHYVEGCTAPLYSSDSLHSAVVEIIVKKNARCRYTTIQNWSNNVYNLVTKRAVCHEGATMEWVDGNIGSKVTMKYPAVYMTGEHAKGEVLSVAMAGEGQHQDAGAKMVHAAPHTSSTIVSKSIARGGGRTSYRGLVQVLEGSHSSRSTVKCDALLVDTISRSDTYPYVDIREDDVSMGHEATVSKISDDQLFYLMSRGLSEDEAMAMIVRGFIEPIAKELPMEYALELNRLIELQMEGAVG, encoded by the coding sequence ATGACCGAGCAGATCGTCCAGCCCCTGACCCAGGAGGAGCAGCTCGCCGCCCTCGGTCGCTACGAGTACGGGTGGGCCGACCCCGACGTCGCCGGGGCCGCCGCCCAGCGTGGTCTGAACGAGGCGGTGGTGCGGGACATCTCGGCCAAGAAGAACGAGCCGGCCTGGATGCTCGACCTGCGGCTCAAGGGCCTGCGGCTGTTCGGCCGCAAGCCGATGCCGGCCTGGGGCGCGGACCTCACCGGGATCGACTTCGACAACATCAAGTACTTCGTCCGGTCCACCGAGAAGCAGGCCACCAGTTGGGAGGACCTGCCGGAGGACATCAAGAACACCTACGACCGGCTGGGCATCCCGGAGGCGGAGAAGCAGCGGCTGGTCGCCGGCGTCGCGGCGCAGTACGAGTCCGAGGTCGTCTACCACAAGATCCGTGAGGATCTCGAGGAGCAGGGCGTCGTCTTCCTCGACACCGACACCGCGCTGCGTGAGCACGAGGACATCTTCAAGGAGTACTTCGGCACGGTGATCCCGGTCGGCGACAACAAGTTCGCCGCGCTGAACACCTCCGTCTGGTCCGGTGGCTCGTTCATCTACGTGCCGAAGGGCGTGCACGTGGAGATCCCGTTGCAGGCCTACTTCCGGATCAACACGGAGAACATGGGCCAGTTCGAGCGGACGCTGATCATCGTCGACGAGGGCGCGTACGTGCACTACGTCGAGGGCTGCACCGCGCCGCTCTACTCCTCCGACTCGCTGCACAGCGCGGTCGTGGAGATCATCGTCAAGAAGAACGCCCGGTGCCGTTACACGACCATCCAGAACTGGTCGAACAACGTCTACAACCTGGTCACCAAGCGCGCGGTCTGCCACGAGGGCGCGACCATGGAGTGGGTCGACGGCAACATCGGCTCCAAGGTCACCATGAAGTACCCGGCGGTCTACATGACCGGCGAGCACGCCAAGGGCGAGGTGCTCTCGGTGGCCATGGCCGGCGAGGGCCAGCACCAGGACGCGGGCGCCAAGATGGTGCACGCCGCGCCGCACACCTCCTCGACCATCGTGTCGAAGTCGATCGCCCGGGGCGGCGGTCGCACCTCCTACCGGGGCCTGGTGCAGGTGCTGGAGGGCTCGCACAGCAGCCGCAGCACGGTCAAGTGCGACGCGCTGCTGGTCGACACCATCTCCCGCTCCGACACCTACCCCTACGTCGACATCCGCGAGGACGACGTGTCGATGGGGCACGAGGCGACCGTCTCCAAGATCAGCGACGACCAGCTCTTCTACCTGATGAGCCGCGGTCTGAGCGAGGACGAGGCGATGGCGATGATCGTGCGCGGCTTCATCGAGCCGATCGCCAAGGAGCTCCCGATGGAGTACGCGCTGGAGCTGAACCGCCTGATCGAGCTGCAGATGGAGGGCGCGGTCGGCTGA